The Sphingomonas alpina genome has a segment encoding these proteins:
- a CDS encoding MATE family efflux transporter — translation MTSLVLTRRSIFAQAWPIMLGQTTVPLVGLVDTAVIGATGDAAALAGVALGATVINLIFWTFGFLRMGMTGMTAQAAGAGDAPEVEALLLRGVAVGLVLGVVLFALQLLLIPLAFAALSGGGALDDAARAFVGARFIGAPAGLAVFAINGWLFGVGRTRAALALQIVMNVANIALDLMFVWHFDLGARGVGLGTSCAEWIALATGLLIVGRGIDWRRLGSAALFGGGALKRLFAVNADIMIRTIALLLLFVWFTNAGARLGTVPLAANHVLMQFVSVAAFVLDGFAFTAESRVGHAIGARSEAQMRRAIRLTGEFSLLAGLGFALLFFLAGGPLIDLLAANADVRTQARALLPFAAAIPLIGVPAWLLDGIFIGATRGRALRNAAIVATALYIVTDLLLRPFGSIGLWWAMLLGYAYRAGALGLYLPALLRGMKTAAPE, via the coding sequence ATGACTTCGCTTGTGCTCACCCGCCGGTCGATCTTCGCCCAGGCCTGGCCGATCATGCTCGGCCAGACCACGGTGCCGCTGGTCGGGCTGGTCGATACCGCGGTGATCGGCGCGACCGGTGACGCGGCGGCGCTCGCCGGGGTGGCGCTCGGCGCGACGGTGATCAACCTGATTTTCTGGACCTTCGGCTTCCTGCGCATGGGCATGACCGGGATGACCGCGCAGGCGGCGGGCGCGGGTGATGCGCCGGAGGTCGAGGCGCTGCTGCTCCGCGGGGTTGCGGTCGGCCTGGTGCTGGGTGTGGTCCTGTTCGCTTTGCAGCTGTTGCTGATCCCGCTTGCCTTTGCCGCCTTGTCCGGCGGCGGCGCCCTCGACGATGCCGCGCGTGCCTTTGTCGGCGCGCGGTTCATCGGCGCACCGGCCGGCCTCGCCGTGTTCGCGATCAATGGCTGGCTGTTCGGCGTCGGTCGTACACGCGCGGCGCTGGCACTGCAGATCGTGATGAACGTCGCGAACATCGCGCTCGATCTGATGTTCGTATGGCATTTCGACCTGGGCGCTCGCGGCGTCGGGCTGGGCACGTCCTGCGCGGAATGGATCGCGCTCGCCACCGGGCTGCTGATCGTCGGGCGAGGAATCGATTGGCGCCGGCTGGGCTCGGCCGCGCTGTTCGGCGGTGGCGCGCTGAAGCGGCTGTTCGCGGTCAACGCCGACATCATGATCCGTACCATCGCGCTGCTTTTGCTGTTCGTGTGGTTCACCAATGCCGGTGCGCGGCTGGGGACGGTGCCGCTCGCGGCGAATCACGTATTGATGCAATTCGTCAGCGTCGCCGCGTTCGTGCTCGACGGGTTCGCCTTCACCGCCGAATCACGCGTCGGCCATGCGATCGGCGCCCGGTCCGAAGCTCAGATGCGCCGCGCGATCCGGCTGACCGGAGAATTCTCGCTGCTCGCCGGTCTCGGTTTCGCGCTGCTCTTCTTCCTGGCCGGCGGTCCGTTGATCGACCTGCTCGCGGCCAATGCCGATGTGCGGACTCAGGCACGCGCGCTGCTGCCCTTCGCCGCCGCGATCCCGTTGATTGGCGTTCCGGCCTGGCTGCTCGACGGCATCTTCATCGGCGCCACGCGCGGCCGCGCGCTACGCAACGCCGCGATCGTCGCGACCGCATTGTATATCGTCACCGACCTGCTGCTCCGTCCGTTTGGCTCGATCGGCCTGTGGTGGGCGATGCTGCTCGGCTATGCCTATCGCGCCGGCGCATTGGGCCTTTATCTGCCTGCCCTGCTCAGAGGCATGAAAACGGCGGCGCCCGAATAG
- a CDS encoding DUF1801 domain-containing protein, with the protein MTMAENKTQATDASVETFLARVEPEQRRSDARIVIDLMTRISGEPATMWGPSIIGFGRYRYRYDSGREGEMARIGFSPRKASLVLYIAGGFPRHDALMAQLGNFTTGKSCLYVKKLSEVDMGVLEALIVESLDYMRMTYPPA; encoded by the coding sequence ATGACGATGGCGGAGAACAAGACCCAGGCAACCGATGCGAGCGTGGAAACATTCCTTGCACGGGTCGAACCCGAACAGCGCCGCAGCGACGCGCGGATCGTCATCGATCTGATGACGCGCATCTCGGGCGAACCAGCGACGATGTGGGGCCCCTCGATCATCGGCTTCGGCCGCTATCGATACCGCTACGACAGCGGGCGCGAGGGCGAGATGGCGCGGATCGGGTTCAGTCCACGCAAAGCGAGTCTGGTGCTTTATATCGCCGGCGGCTTTCCTCGTCACGACGCGCTGATGGCGCAGCTCGGCAATTTCACCACCGGCAAGTCCTGCCTTTACGTCAAGAAGCTGAGCGAGGTGGACATGGGCGTGCTGGAAGCGCTGATCGTCGAGTCGCTCGACTATATGCGGATGACTTATCCGCCGGCTTGA
- a CDS encoding outer membrane protein — protein MRKFVLTAAASALALGIAAPAFAQDGPAETFTGPRVGVILGYDKLQPGSGPDSDIDSDHKADGFLYGGDVGYDVALGSLVIGAEGEITGSTSKVSNNPVNAAALGYGRVKSGRDLYAGVRVGFRATPSTLIYAKGGYTNARLDLTASDGTTTTGQHFNLDGYRLGAGVEQALTAKTYAKIEYRYSNYGNARFEYANGANTNNFDVDTDRHQIAVGVGFRF, from the coding sequence ATGCGTAAGTTTGTTCTCACCGCCGCCGCCAGCGCACTGGCGCTCGGTATCGCCGCTCCCGCTTTCGCACAGGACGGCCCTGCCGAAACCTTCACCGGCCCGCGCGTCGGCGTGATCCTGGGCTATGACAAGCTCCAGCCGGGCAGCGGCCCCGACTCGGACATCGACAGCGACCACAAGGCTGACGGTTTCCTCTATGGCGGTGACGTCGGCTATGACGTGGCGCTCGGCAGCCTGGTCATCGGTGCCGAAGGTGAAATCACCGGATCGACCTCGAAGGTCTCCAACAACCCGGTCAACGCGGCGGCACTCGGCTATGGCCGGGTCAAGTCGGGTCGCGACCTTTATGCCGGTGTGCGCGTCGGCTTCCGCGCGACGCCGAGCACGTTGATCTATGCCAAGGGCGGCTACACCAACGCCCGGCTCGACCTGACCGCAAGCGATGGCACGACCACCACGGGCCAGCACTTCAACCTTGACGGCTATCGTCTGGGTGCCGGTGTCGAGCAGGCGCTCACCGCGAAGACCTATGCGAAGATCGAATATCGCTACTCGAACTATGGCAATGCGCGGTTTGAATATGCCAACGGCGCAAACACCAACAACTTCGATGTCGATACCGACCGGCATCAGATCGCGGTTGGCGTCGGCTTCCGCTTCTGA
- a CDS encoding flavin reductase family protein, with protein sequence MPEQYFYQPEHGHGLAHDPLNAIVAPRPIGWISTVSPTGVRNLAPYSFFNLFSYRPPIIGFSSTGWKDSVANIEATGEFVWNLATRPLAEAMNATSAPVAGDEFALAGLETARSRLVAPSRVAASPVAFECRLTQLLRLESKDGDALDQWMVFGEVVGVHIDPALIDKGIYQTARAQPILRGGGAGDYFEITEAQLFRMRRPG encoded by the coding sequence ATGCCAGAACAATATTTCTATCAGCCCGAACATGGTCACGGCCTTGCCCATGATCCGCTGAACGCGATCGTCGCGCCACGGCCGATCGGCTGGATCAGCACGGTGAGCCCGACCGGTGTGCGCAACCTCGCGCCCTATTCCTTCTTCAACTTGTTCAGCTACCGCCCACCGATCATCGGCTTTTCATCGACCGGCTGGAAGGACAGCGTCGCCAATATCGAAGCGACCGGCGAGTTCGTATGGAATCTCGCCACCCGCCCGCTGGCCGAGGCGATGAACGCAACCTCGGCGCCGGTGGCGGGCGACGAATTCGCCCTGGCCGGGCTGGAGACGGCGCGGTCACGCCTGGTCGCGCCGTCGCGCGTCGCGGCGAGCCCGGTGGCGTTCGAATGCCGGCTGACTCAGTTGTTGAGGCTTGAAAGCAAGGACGGCGATGCGCTCGACCAATGGATGGTGTTCGGCGAAGTGGTCGGCGTGCATATCGATCCGGCGCTGATCGACAAAGGCATCTACCAGACCGCCAGGGCACAGCCGATCCTGCGCGGTGGGGGTGCTGGGGATTATTTCGAGATCACCGAGGCGCAATTGTTCCGGATGCGCCGGCCCGGCTGA
- a CDS encoding SAM-dependent methyltransferase: MALIDRFLAARVKRGQLIVHHADGNVRTFGTPEPGFPTVTIRFADAGAANFIVRHPSLGAGEAYMNGRMLVDGEDIMGLVTLMTANDLWEEGKAALVASPTRRAVAAVTHRIGRINMARASKRNVAHHYDLSDRLYDLFLDADRQYSCAYFTDPDNSLEQAQSDKKAHIAAKLALKPGMRVLDIGCGWGGMALYLHAKTGAEVLGVTLSEEQIKVARRRAEEARVADKVKFELIDYRHVTGTFDRIVSVGMFEHVGPAHYRTFMRKCRSLLTEDGVMLLHTIGRAGAPGVTDDWTAKYIFPGGYNPALSEIVRANEGQKFFLTDVEVLRLHYSYTLDLWYDRTVAAREQIIELYDERFYRMWLFYLAGASAAFRYGGMVNYQVQFARNRHVLPITRDYMYEEERRLRQAGG, from the coding sequence ATGGCACTGATCGATCGATTCCTTGCCGCCCGCGTCAAGCGCGGGCAGCTCATAGTCCACCACGCCGACGGCAATGTCCGTACCTTTGGTACGCCCGAACCCGGCTTCCCGACCGTCACGATCCGTTTCGCGGACGCGGGTGCGGCGAACTTCATCGTGCGTCATCCCAGCCTCGGCGCGGGCGAGGCCTATATGAACGGCCGGATGCTCGTCGATGGAGAGGATATCATGGGACTGGTTACGCTGATGACCGCCAATGATTTGTGGGAGGAGGGCAAGGCCGCGCTGGTCGCTTCCCCGACACGACGCGCTGTGGCGGCAGTGACTCACCGCATCGGCCGGATCAACATGGCGCGCGCATCGAAACGCAACGTCGCGCATCATTACGACCTGTCGGACCGGCTCTACGATCTCTTCCTCGACGCAGATCGCCAGTATAGCTGCGCCTATTTCACGGATCCCGACAACAGCCTGGAACAGGCGCAGTCGGACAAGAAGGCGCATATCGCCGCCAAGCTCGCGCTGAAGCCGGGCATGCGCGTGCTCGATATCGGCTGCGGCTGGGGCGGCATGGCGCTCTATCTTCATGCCAAGACCGGCGCCGAGGTGCTCGGCGTCACCTTGTCCGAAGAGCAGATCAAGGTCGCCCGCCGCCGCGCCGAAGAGGCCCGCGTCGCCGACAAGGTGAAGTTCGAGCTGATCGATTATCGCCACGTCACCGGCACGTTCGATCGCATCGTGTCGGTCGGCATGTTCGAACATGTCGGCCCGGCGCATTACCGCACTTTCATGCGCAAATGCCGCAGCCTGCTGACCGAGGACGGCGTGATGCTGCTCCACACCATCGGCCGGGCCGGCGCGCCCGGCGTGACCGATGACTGGACCGCGAAATATATCTTCCCGGGCGGCTATAACCCCGCGCTGTCGGAAATCGTGCGCGCCAACGAAGGGCAGAAATTCTTCCTGACCGATGTCGAAGTGCTGCGGCTGCATTACAGCTATACGCTCGACCTCTGGTATGACCGCACCGTCGCCGCGCGTGAACAGATCATCGAGCTGTATGACGAGCGCTTCTATCGCATGTGGCTGTTCTATCTGGCGGGGGCGAGCGCCGCATTCCGCTATGGCGGGATGGTCAATTATCAGGTGCAGTTCGCGCGCAACCGCCACGTTCTGCCGATCACGCGCGACTATATGTACGAGGAAGAGCGTCGGCTGCGTCAAGCCGGCGGATAA
- the dnaN gene encoding DNA polymerase III subunit beta, with protein sequence MKATIERATLLKGLSHVQSVVERRNTIPILSNVLLEATAEGGLKLMATDLDLQINETVAAAVDQPGATTVSAHTLFDIARKLPEGSQVSLAAAEGKLTIMAGRAKFQLGTLPRDDFPVIAEGELPVSFELPAETLKQIIDKTRFAISTEETRYYLNGIFWHVSDDPQPVLKAAATDGHRLARVTMPRPDGAEGMPDVIIPRKCVAELRKLLEEIDGSVGVSLSPTKIRFDLGQALLTSKLIDGTFPDYSRVIPTGNDKILKIDPRSFEEGVDRVSTIATEKTRAVKMALDRDKITLSVTSPENGTAAEEVPGEYAATSFEIGFNSRYLLDILGQLHGDTIEVHLADAAAPTLIRENDKSSALYVLMPMRV encoded by the coding sequence ATGAAGGCGACGATCGAACGCGCGACTCTGTTGAAGGGCCTCAGCCACGTCCAGTCGGTGGTCGAGCGGCGCAACACCATTCCCATCCTGTCGAACGTCCTGCTCGAGGCGACTGCCGAGGGCGGCCTCAAGCTGATGGCGACCGATCTCGACCTGCAAATCAACGAGACCGTCGCCGCGGCCGTCGACCAGCCCGGCGCGACCACGGTGTCGGCGCACACCTTGTTCGACATCGCGCGCAAGCTGCCCGAAGGCAGCCAGGTCAGCCTGGCCGCAGCCGAAGGCAAGCTGACGATCATGGCGGGACGCGCCAAGTTCCAGCTCGGCACGTTGCCGCGCGACGATTTCCCGGTGATCGCCGAGGGCGAACTGCCGGTGAGCTTCGAGCTGCCCGCCGAAACGCTGAAGCAGATCATCGACAAGACCCGATTCGCCATCTCGACCGAAGAGACACGTTATTATCTCAACGGCATCTTCTGGCACGTGTCGGACGATCCGCAGCCGGTGCTGAAGGCTGCCGCGACCGACGGCCACCGGCTCGCCCGCGTGACCATGCCGCGCCCGGACGGCGCCGAGGGTATGCCCGACGTGATCATCCCGCGTAAATGCGTCGCGGAACTGCGCAAACTGCTCGAAGAAATCGACGGCTCGGTCGGCGTCTCGCTGTCGCCGACCAAGATTCGCTTCGATCTCGGCCAGGCGCTGCTAACGTCGAAGCTGATCGACGGTACCTTCCCCGATTACAGCCGCGTCATCCCGACCGGCAACGACAAGATCCTCAAGATCGACCCGCGCAGCTTCGAAGAAGGCGTGGACCGCGTCTCCACCATCGCCACGGAAAAAACCCGCGCGGTGAAGATGGCGCTCGACCGCGACAAGATCACCCTGTCGGTGACCAGCCCCGAAAACGGCACCGCGGCAGAAGAAGTCCCCGGCGAATATGCCGCAACCAGCTTCGAGATCGGCTTCAACAGCCGGTATCTGCTCGATATTCTCGGGCAGCTGCATGGCGATACGATCGAGGTCCACCTCGCGGACGCCGCCGCCCCGACACTGATTCGCGAGAACGACAAATCATCGGCGCTCTATGTTTTGATGCCGATGCGGGTCTGA
- a CDS encoding molybdopterin-dependent oxidoreductase produces the protein MSSLITRRALVTGGAVTAGLLLSGCDRVAQNPGFRKILLSGDAMNQGLQRALTNRGALAPEFRPDQMSPRFRTNGTANPNTPSYNAMVAENFAHWRLQVGGLVVRPLDLSLAQLRSMPARSQITRHDCVEGWSAIGKWQGPMLGTLLKLAGIRDAARYIVFTCADLYGGQPYYESIDLIDAFHPQTILAWAMNDTLLDVGHGAPIRLRVERQLGYKHAKYVMRIDAVASLAGIGLGKGGYWEDRVDYDWYAGI, from the coding sequence ATGAGCAGCCTGATCACCCGGCGGGCGCTCGTCACCGGCGGTGCCGTGACCGCGGGACTGTTGCTCAGCGGCTGTGACCGGGTCGCGCAGAATCCGGGGTTTCGCAAGATCCTGCTATCGGGCGATGCGATGAACCAGGGCCTGCAGCGTGCGCTGACCAATCGCGGCGCGCTGGCGCCCGAATTTCGGCCCGACCAGATGTCGCCGCGTTTCCGCACCAACGGCACCGCCAATCCCAATACGCCAAGCTATAATGCGATGGTGGCGGAGAATTTCGCGCACTGGCGATTGCAGGTCGGCGGGCTCGTCGTGCGGCCGCTCGACCTTTCGCTGGCGCAGCTTCGCTCGATGCCGGCACGCAGCCAGATCACACGCCACGATTGTGTCGAGGGCTGGAGCGCGATCGGCAAATGGCAGGGGCCGATGCTCGGCACTCTGCTGAAGCTGGCGGGGATCCGGGACGCGGCGCGCTATATCGTCTTCACTTGCGCCGATCTCTACGGCGGGCAGCCCTATTATGAATCGATCGACCTGATCGACGCATTCCACCCGCAGACGATCCTTGCTTGGGCGATGAACGATACGCTGCTCGATGTCGGGCACGGCGCGCCGATTCGCCTGCGGGTGGAACGGCAGCTCGGCTATAAGCACGCCAAATATGTCATGCGCATCGATGCCGTAGCGTCACTCGCCGGCATCGGCCTGGGAAAAGGCGGATATTGGGAAGATCGTGTCGATTACGATTGGTATGCGGGCATCTGA
- a CDS encoding NAD(P)H-binding protein yields the protein MTKTVLILGATGGVGGETARALLAHGWRVRGLARRAPAASDGIEWVQGDALDAAAVMAAAQGADAIVHAVNPPGYRDWAKLVLPMLDNSITAAQATGARLALPGTIYNYDPATTPVALPNSPQRAATRKGAIRVAMEQRIADSGVRAMILRAGDFFGPRPGNNWFSQGMVKPGQPVRSILYPGKRGIGHGWAYLPDLGEAFARLLDIEGSLPDFARYHFAGTWDADGTMITRAIARAVGKPNLKPSRLPWLLLPLIAPFNPTMRELIEMKPFWEHPVELDNAALVAVIGPEPHTPLDQAVSATLTALGCIER from the coding sequence ATGACAAAGACTGTTCTGATATTGGGTGCGACCGGCGGCGTCGGCGGCGAGACGGCGCGGGCGCTGTTGGCGCATGGCTGGCGGGTGCGAGGGCTTGCTCGGCGTGCGCCGGCGGCAAGCGACGGGATCGAATGGGTGCAGGGCGATGCACTCGACGCGGCCGCGGTGATGGCGGCGGCACAGGGCGCGGACGCGATCGTGCATGCGGTCAATCCGCCGGGCTATCGCGACTGGGCGAAGCTGGTCCTGCCGATGCTCGACAACAGCATTACCGCGGCACAGGCGACCGGGGCGCGGCTCGCTTTGCCCGGCACGATCTATAATTATGATCCCGCCACCACGCCGGTGGCGCTGCCCAACTCGCCGCAACGGGCCGCGACCCGCAAGGGCGCGATCCGGGTGGCGATGGAGCAGCGTATCGCCGATTCGGGCGTGCGGGCGATGATCCTGCGCGCCGGCGATTTCTTCGGGCCACGGCCAGGCAATAACTGGTTTTCGCAGGGCATGGTCAAGCCGGGTCAGCCGGTGCGGTCGATCCTCTATCCGGGCAAGCGCGGGATCGGCCATGGCTGGGCCTATCTGCCCGACCTTGGTGAAGCCTTTGCCCGGCTGCTGGATATTGAGGGATCGCTGCCCGACTTTGCACGCTATCATTTTGCCGGCACCTGGGATGCAGACGGCACCATGATCACCCGGGCCATCGCCCGCGCGGTGGGCAAGCCGAACCTCAAGCCATCGCGCCTGCCCTGGCTGCTGTTGCCGTTGATCGCGCCGTTCAACCCGACGATGCGCGAACTGATCGAGATGAAGCCCTTCTGGGAACATCCGGTCGAGCTCGACAATGCCGCGCTGGTTGCGGTGATCGGGCCGGAGCCGCACACCCCACTCGACCAGGCGGTGAGTGCGACGCTGACCGCGCTTGGCTGCATCGAACGCTGA
- a CDS encoding sulfite exporter TauE/SafE family protein, with translation MTLADLAFAAGAGMLGGAMNALAGGGTFATMPTLIALGLPSPIANATSNVALQPGAMASAWTYRAGLEPMSGLSVRLLTGITFAGGVAGSLLLVATPTRVFDIVIPWLLLLATIALAFGKRGAAALSGRISIGPKTLIGAQALLGIYGGYFGGGVGLMMTATWGLLSGAEPHKLAAPRTLMLATANAAAAIIFIVTGMVKWLLCLPMLAGAIAGGYLGAQLGRILSPAVIRIWTLLVTAITTAVFFWRAYS, from the coding sequence GTGACTCTCGCTGATCTCGCCTTTGCGGCCGGTGCCGGTATGCTCGGTGGCGCCATGAACGCACTCGCCGGCGGCGGCACCTTTGCGACCATGCCGACGCTGATCGCGCTCGGTCTGCCCTCGCCGATCGCCAATGCGACCAGCAATGTCGCGCTGCAGCCCGGCGCGATGGCCAGCGCCTGGACCTATCGCGCCGGGCTGGAACCGATGTCGGGCCTGTCGGTGCGGCTGCTCACCGGCATCACCTTTGCCGGCGGCGTCGCGGGCAGCCTGTTGCTGGTCGCCACCCCGACCCGGGTGTTCGATATCGTCATCCCCTGGCTATTGTTGCTGGCGACAATCGCGCTGGCATTCGGCAAGCGTGGAGCGGCGGCATTGAGCGGCCGGATCAGCATCGGGCCGAAGACGCTGATCGGCGCGCAGGCCCTGCTTGGCATCTATGGCGGCTATTTCGGCGGCGGCGTCGGGCTGATGATGACCGCGACCTGGGGGCTGTTGTCGGGGGCGGAGCCGCACAAGCTGGCGGCGCCGCGTACCCTGATGCTGGCGACCGCCAACGCGGCGGCGGCGATCATCTTCATCGTTACCGGCATGGTGAAATGGCTGCTGTGCCTGCCGATGCTCGCGGGCGCGATTGCCGGCGGCTATCTCGGCGCGCAGCTCGGGCGTATCCTGTCGCCGGCGGTGATCCGGATCTGGACTCTGCTGGTGACGGCAATCACGACTGCCGTGTTCTTCTGGCGGGCCTATAGCTGA
- a CDS encoding LysR family transcriptional regulator gives MSNDFAAEDDWERHRAFLAVLRDGSLAGAARSLNLAHPTVRRRIAELEHRLGVTLFTRAPDGLRPTDAALSLREPAEAMALAAAAFARAAQTRHGEVAGLVRVSASEIIAIEVLPPIIAELRRRHPALNIALSPSNRNEDLLRREADIAVRMVRPAQDALVARHIGAIELGLHARAEVLDGHPFPKTLDDVRAIGLIGVETDNAVLRGLRAQGVTLTQADFSFRTDSDIAQVAAIRAGIGIGVCQVQLAARHPHPTLIRVLPDWFSVDLDTWVVMHEDLRTSAPVRAAFDALVAGMDAYLAQPSAAASIAVAAPRRA, from the coding sequence ATGAGCAATGATTTTGCCGCCGAGGATGACTGGGAACGCCACCGCGCCTTTCTGGCGGTGTTGCGCGACGGCAGTCTGGCGGGGGCAGCACGGTCGCTCAACCTGGCGCACCCGACTGTGCGCCGCAGGATCGCGGAACTGGAACATCGGCTCGGCGTGACTCTGTTTACCCGCGCGCCCGACGGATTGCGCCCGACCGACGCCGCCCTGTCGCTGCGCGAACCCGCCGAGGCGATGGCGCTCGCCGCTGCCGCCTTCGCTCGCGCCGCACAGACCCGCCACGGCGAAGTGGCCGGCCTGGTCCGCGTTTCGGCCAGCGAGATCATCGCGATCGAAGTGCTGCCGCCAATCATTGCCGAGCTCCGCCGCCGTCACCCGGCGCTGAACATTGCGCTATCGCCGAGCAACCGGAACGAGGATTTGTTACGGCGCGAGGCCGATATCGCAGTGCGGATGGTGCGGCCGGCCCAGGATGCGCTGGTCGCGCGCCATATCGGGGCGATCGAACTCGGCCTGCACGCGCGCGCCGAGGTGCTTGACGGGCACCCCTTTCCCAAAACGCTCGATGATGTGCGCGCGATCGGCCTGATCGGGGTCGAGACCGACAATGCAGTCCTGCGCGGCCTGCGGGCCCAGGGTGTTACGCTCACCCAGGCCGATTTCTCGTTCCGCACCGACAGCGATATTGCGCAGGTCGCCGCGATTCGCGCCGGGATCGGGATCGGCGTGTGCCAGGTGCAGCTCGCCGCGCGTCATCCGCATCCGACCCTGATCCGCGTCCTGCCCGATTGGTTCAGCGTCGATCTCGATACCTGGGTCGTGATGCATGAGGATCTGCGGACCTCGGCACCGGTTCGCGCGGCGTTCGATGCGCTGGTTGCAGGGATGGATGCCTATCTCGCGCAGCCCAGTGCCGCCGCATCGATTGCGGTCGCCGCGCCGCGCAGGGCATAG
- a CDS encoding outer membrane protein gives MRKPVLTAAAGALALGIAAPALAQDGPPEDSAFTGPRIEALVGYDKVNAGSDVGSSDGVAYGGAIGYDAQFGRAIVGVEGEITGSTTDTRTRNLLVAGDRFRLDAGRDLYAGARVGIAISPLALGYVKAGYTNARLSARYQNGNTTIEDSENLDGYRLGAGLEYKVGPTTYIKGEYRYSHYGELAGYDIDADRHQLLAGVGVRF, from the coding sequence ATGCGTAAACCAGTTCTCACTGCCGCGGCCGGCGCGCTGGCGCTCGGCATCGCCGCCCCTGCCCTGGCCCAGGACGGCCCGCCCGAGGATTCGGCCTTTACCGGGCCGCGTATCGAAGCGCTGGTCGGCTATGACAAGGTCAATGCCGGTTCGGACGTCGGATCGAGCGACGGCGTCGCCTATGGCGGCGCGATCGGCTACGATGCGCAATTCGGCCGCGCGATCGTCGGCGTCGAAGGCGAGATCACCGGCTCGACCACCGATACGCGGACTCGCAATCTGCTCGTCGCGGGCGACCGGTTTCGTCTCGACGCGGGCCGCGATCTGTACGCCGGCGCGCGCGTCGGCATCGCCATCTCGCCGCTCGCTTTGGGCTATGTGAAGGCCGGCTACACCAATGCCCGCCTCAGCGCCCGCTATCAGAACGGCAACACCACGATCGAGGACAGCGAGAATCTCGACGGGTACCGGCTTGGCGCCGGCCTCGAATACAAGGTCGGACCGACCACCTATATCAAGGGCGAATATCGCTATTCGCATTATGGCGAGCTGGCCGGCTACGACATCGATGCCGACCGTCATCAGCTTCTGGCGGGCGTCGGCGTCCGCTTCTGA
- the rlmN gene encoding 23S rRNA (adenine(2503)-C(2))-methyltransferase RlmN, protein MPIPGHIDPVPVPRSFVPRSDGRIDLLGLSKLDLRMALETSQLEPKQAKLRAKQLWHWIYNRGVTDFALMTDISKTMQPWLAQRFVISRPQVVEAQVSTDGTRKWLLRSDDGQDYEMVFIPDADRGTLCVSSQVGCTLNCRFCHTGTMRLVRNLTPAEIVGQVMLARDGLGEWPSQPEGRMLTNIVMMGMGEPLYNFDAVRDALKLIMDGDGIALSKRRITLSTSGVVPMMARAGTEIGVNLAVSLHAVTKEVRDEIVPINRKYGIEELLQACADYPGANNARRITFEYVMLRDKNDSDAEARELVRLIKHYNLPAKVNLIPFNPWPGAPYECSTPDRIRSFSNIIFEAGISAPVRTPRGRDIDAACGQLKTASEKKSRAELDRQAEEKLAALG, encoded by the coding sequence ATGCCTATTCCCGGGCACATTGATCCCGTGCCCGTGCCGCGCAGCTTCGTGCCGCGCAGCGACGGGCGGATCGACTTGCTTGGCCTGTCGAAGCTCGACCTGCGCATGGCGCTGGAGACGTCGCAACTCGAACCGAAACAGGCCAAGTTGCGCGCCAAGCAGTTGTGGCACTGGATCTATAATCGCGGTGTGACCGACTTCGCGCTGATGACCGACATCTCGAAGACGATGCAGCCCTGGCTCGCGCAGCGCTTCGTGATCAGCCGCCCGCAAGTGGTCGAGGCGCAGGTGTCGACCGACGGGACGCGCAAGTGGCTGCTGCGCTCGGACGACGGCCAGGATTACGAGATGGTGTTCATCCCCGATGCCGATCGGGGCACCTTGTGCGTGTCGAGCCAGGTCGGCTGCACGCTCAATTGCCGTTTCTGCCATACCGGTACGATGCGCCTGGTGCGCAACCTGACCCCGGCGGAGATCGTCGGCCAGGTCATGCTGGCGCGCGACGGTCTCGGCGAATGGCCGAGCCAGCCCGAGGGGCGGATGCTGACCAACATCGTGATGATGGGGATGGGCGAGCCGCTGTATAATTTCGATGCCGTACGCGACGCCCTGAAACTGATCATGGACGGCGACGGCATTGCGCTGTCGAAGCGCCGCATCACTTTGTCGACCTCGGGCGTGGTACCGATGATGGCGCGCGCGGGGACCGAGATCGGCGTCAATCTTGCCGTCTCGCTCCATGCCGTGACCAAGGAAGTGCGCGACGAGATCGTCCCGATCAATCGCAAATACGGCATCGAGGAATTGCTTCAGGCTTGTGCCGATTATCCCGGCGCCAATAACGCCCGGCGTATCACCTTCGAATATGTCATGCTCCGCGACAAGAATGACAGCGATGCCGAGGCGCGCGAACTGGTCCGGCTGATCAAGCACTATAATCTGCCGGCCAAGGTCAATCTGATCCCGTTCAATCCCTGGCCCGGCGCGCCGTACGAATGTTCGACGCCCGACCGGATCCGCAGCTTTTCGAACATCATCTTCGAAGCCGGCATTTCCGCGCCGGTGCGCACCCCGCGCGGGCGCGACATCGATGCCGCTTGCGGTCAGCTGAAGACCGCGTCGGAAAAGAAGAGCCGTGCCGAACTCGACCGGCAGGCCGAGGAAAAACTCGCGGCGCTCGGGTGA